Proteins encoded within one genomic window of Ammonifex degensii KC4:
- the aprB gene encoding adenylyl-sulfate reductase subunit beta, which yields MPAYVIAEKCDGCKGQDKTACMYICPNDLMVLDKERMKAYQRDPQMCWECLCCGKICPQQAIDLRGYADFVPMGSKCVPLRGSQDIMWTIQFRDGEIKRFKFPIRTTPEGSAQPDGGFGPGKADDINSIYLFTEPDSTGVEIPTLKK from the coding sequence ATGCCCGCCTATGTAATCGCCGAAAAGTGCGATGGCTGCAAAGGTCAGGATAAGACGGCCTGCATGTACATCTGCCCCAACGACCTTATGGTACTCGATAAGGAGCGCATGAAGGCCTACCAGCGCGATCCTCAGATGTGCTGGGAGTGCCTGTGCTGCGGTAAGATCTGCCCGCAACAGGCCATCGACCTGAGGGGTTATGCGGACTTTGTGCCCATGGGCTCCAAGTGCGTACCTCTCCGCGGTTCGCAGGACATCATGTGGACCATCCAGTTCCGCGATGGTGAAATCAAGCGCTTCAAATTCCCCATCCGCACCACACCGGAAGGCTCTGCTCAGCCCGACGGCGGGTTCGGGCCCGGCAAAGCCGACGACATCAACAGCATCTACCTCTTCACTGAGCCCGATTCCACGGGTGTAGAGATTCCCACCCTTAAGAAGTAA
- the aprA gene encoding adenylyl-sulfate reductase subunit alpha, whose protein sequence is MPVPNFETVEVTTDLLILGGGMAGCGATVEACHWAKKYGLKVTVVDKAALDRSGAVAMGLSAINLYLNMRGGERTPEEFVRYVRNDLMGICREDVVYNIGRHVDSTVHLFEKWGLPIWRDEEGKPIRSGAWQVMISGESYKIIVAEAAKNALKELGDKGELYERVFIMEPLLDGDRIAGAVGFSVREPKIYVFKAKAVVCNMGGAVHVFRPRSQGEGFGRSWYPPFNSGASFYFTARAGAEQTCQEVRFIPVRFKDAYGPVGAWFLLFKSRATNTMGEEYTVTRKKELEPWEPYASAKPLPANLRNYQGMLEVLEGKDPLLMRTEEAIANLAAAYKDDEKAFKKKMKQLESEAWEDFLDMTIAQANLWAAMNIRPEQSPSEIAAAEPYFIGSHSGASGAWVSGPEDIQTEESKKDYCWGYCNMTTVKGLFAAGDASGASPHKFSSGSFTEGRIAAKSAIKFILENNTQPNVDMAKVEEFKKWLLRPFEIYEQYKDYATTPEVNPNYILPRQYLFRLQKIMDEYAGGWGSNFTTNKYKLERALQLLQWLKEDGEKMIARDLHELMRRCENVQRTMQAEAHVRAMLFREETRWPGYYFRADFPKMDEQNWKCFVNMRWDPNTGEWSIFKRPVHNIIP, encoded by the coding sequence ATGCCGGTACCGAACTTTGAAACGGTAGAAGTTACCACCGACCTCTTGATCCTGGGCGGCGGCATGGCCGGTTGCGGTGCCACGGTAGAAGCCTGCCACTGGGCCAAGAAGTACGGTCTCAAGGTGACGGTAGTAGACAAGGCGGCCCTCGACCGGAGCGGCGCCGTGGCCATGGGTCTGTCCGCCATCAACCTCTACCTCAACATGAGGGGTGGCGAGCGGACGCCGGAGGAGTTCGTCCGCTACGTCCGCAACGACCTCATGGGCATCTGCCGTGAGGATGTGGTCTACAACATCGGGCGGCACGTCGACTCCACTGTACACCTCTTCGAGAAGTGGGGCCTCCCCATTTGGCGTGACGAAGAAGGCAAGCCCATCCGTTCCGGTGCCTGGCAGGTAATGATCAGCGGCGAGTCCTACAAGATCATCGTGGCCGAAGCAGCCAAGAACGCGCTCAAGGAGCTCGGGGACAAGGGCGAGCTTTACGAACGCGTGTTCATCATGGAGCCGCTGCTCGACGGCGACCGTATCGCGGGCGCGGTGGGCTTCAGCGTGCGCGAGCCCAAGATCTACGTCTTCAAGGCCAAAGCCGTAGTCTGCAACATGGGTGGTGCGGTGCACGTCTTCCGGCCGCGCTCCCAGGGCGAAGGTTTCGGCCGTTCCTGGTACCCGCCGTTCAACTCCGGCGCGAGCTTCTACTTCACCGCCCGTGCGGGCGCGGAGCAGACCTGCCAGGAAGTGCGCTTCATCCCCGTGCGCTTCAAGGATGCGTACGGCCCGGTAGGCGCCTGGTTCCTGCTCTTCAAGTCCCGCGCCACCAACACCATGGGCGAGGAGTATACGGTCACCCGCAAGAAGGAGCTCGAGCCGTGGGAGCCCTACGCTTCGGCTAAGCCCTTGCCGGCTAACCTCCGCAACTACCAGGGCATGCTGGAGGTGCTGGAAGGCAAGGATCCGCTCCTGATGCGGACGGAGGAGGCCATCGCCAACCTCGCCGCTGCCTACAAGGATGACGAGAAGGCCTTCAAGAAGAAGATGAAGCAGCTGGAGAGCGAGGCGTGGGAGGACTTCCTCGACATGACCATCGCCCAGGCCAACCTGTGGGCGGCCATGAACATCCGTCCGGAGCAGAGCCCCTCGGAGATCGCTGCCGCTGAGCCCTACTTCATCGGCTCCCACTCTGGCGCTTCCGGTGCCTGGGTCTCCGGTCCGGAGGACATCCAGACCGAGGAGTCCAAGAAGGACTACTGCTGGGGCTACTGCAACATGACCACGGTGAAGGGCCTCTTCGCGGCTGGCGACGCTTCTGGTGCTTCCCCGCACAAGTTCTCCTCCGGTTCCTTCACTGAGGGTCGTATCGCTGCTAAGTCGGCTATCAAGTTCATCCTGGAGAACAACACCCAGCCCAACGTGGACATGGCCAAGGTGGAAGAGTTCAAGAAGTGGTTGCTCCGGCCCTTTGAGATCTACGAGCAGTACAAGGACTACGCCACCACACCGGAGGTCAACCCGAATTACATCCTGCCGCGGCAGTACCTCTTCCGCCTGCAGAAGATCATGGACGAGTACGCTGGCGGCTGGGGTTCCAACTTCACCACCAACAAGTACAAGCTCGAGCGGGCGCTGCAGCTCCTCCAGTGGCTGAAGGAGGACGGCGAGAAGATGATCGCCCGCGACCTGCACGAACTCATGCGGAGGTGCGAGAACGTGCAGCGCACCATGCAGGCGGAGGCGCACGTGCGGGCGATGCTCTTCCGCGAGGAGACGCGGTGGCCCGGCTACTACTTCCGTGCCGACTTCCCCAAGATGGACGAGCAGAACTGGAAGTGCTTCGTCAACATGCGCTGGGATCCCAACA